The window TCCGCACGGGCACAGAGTGGCACTTGATCGCAGACAGTTTCTGAACTTTCAGATCTGACTATGGCTTGCTTTTCGCTTGCTTTTAGTCAGTGGTGCCCGAGCAAATTCGCAGGCGAATTGGGTCCGGCACACAGTCTTTTATTTTGCGCGTGCAGCCACAATGGCTTCAGCGACGTTACGCGGAGCTTCCGAGTAGTGCTTGAATTCCATAGTGTAGGTGGCACGGCCTTGCGACATGGAGCGCAATGTGGTCGAGTAACCAAACATTTCGGACAAGGGCACTTCGGCCTTGATGGCTTTACCGCCACCGACCATGTCGTCCATACCCTGAACCATGCCACGGCGTGAGGACAGGTCGCCCATCACGTTACCGGCGTAGTCTTCTGGGGTCTCGACTTCCACAGCCATCATGGGCTCCAGAATCACGGGCTGGGCTTTGCGGCAACCTTCTTTGAAACCAAAGATGGCGGCCATCTTGAAGGCCATTTCGTTCGAGTCCACATCGTGGTACGAACCGAAGTGCAGGGTGACCTTGACGTCCACAACGGGGTAGCCGGCCAACACGCCTTGGCCCAAAGCTTCGATCACGCCTTTTTCCACCGCAGGGATGTATTCGCGAGGAACCACACCGCCCTTGATGGCGTCCACGAATTCGAAGCCCTTGCCAGGTTCCTGAGGCTCAACCTTCAGAACCACGTGGCCGTATTGACCCTTACCACCGGACTGACGCACGAACTTGCCTTCGGCTTCGTCCACGGTCTTGCGGATGGTTTCGCGGTAAGCCACTTGAGGCTTGCCCACGTTGGCTTCCACACCGAATTCACGCTTCATGCGGTCGACAATGATTTCCAGGTGCAATTCGCCCTGGCCACCGATGATGGTCTGGCCGGACTCTTCGTCGGTCTGCACGCGGAAAGATGGATCTTCTGCAGCCAGGCGCGACAGGGCCATGCCCATCTTTTCCTGGTCGGCTTTGGACTTGGGCTCGACAGCCTGACGGATCACGGAGTCAGGGAACACCATGCGCTCGAGCGTGATCACGGAGTTTGGATCGCACAGGGTTTCGCCGGTGGTCACGTCTTTCAAGCCCACGCAAGCGGCGATGTCGCCCGCACGGATTTCGTCGACTTCTTCACGGTTGTTGGCGTGCATCTGCACGATTCGGCCGATGCGTTCTTTCTTGCCGCGCACCGCGTTGTACACGGTGTCGCCCTTTTTCAGGACGCCAGAGTAGACGCGCACAAAGGTCAACTGGCCGACAAAGGGGTCGGTCATCAGCTTGAATGCCAAGGCGGCGAATTTTTCATCATCGTCGGCCTTGCGGGTGATTTCCTTTTCTTCTTCGTCAAAGCCCTTGATGGCTTTCACGTCGAGAGGCGAAGGCATCAGTTCGATGACTGCGTCCAGCATGCGCTGCACGCCCTTGTTCTTGAAGGCCGTACCGCACAACATGGGCTGGATTTCGCCAGCGATGGTGCGCACACGCAGACCGTGTGTGATTTCTTCTTCGGACAAGTCGCCTTCTTCAAGGTACTTATTCATCAGGTCTTCAGAGGCTTCGGCAGCCGCTTCCACCATCTTCTCGCGCCACTCTTTGGCGGTTTCGAGCAATTCGGCAGGGATCTCTTCGAAGGTGAACTTCATGCCCTGGGAAGCTTCGTCCCAGATGATGGCCTTCATCTTGCGCAGGTCGACCACACCGGTGAAGTTTTCTTCGGCACCAATTGGAATCACAACGGGCACGGGGTTGGCCTTCAGGCGCAACTTCATTTGCTCAACGACTTTGAAGAAGTTGGCACCGGTACGGTCCATCTTGTTCACAAAGGCCAAACGGGGCACTTTGTACTTGTTCGCCTGACGCCACACGGTTTCAGACTGAGGTTGCACACCGCCCACAGCGCAATAGACCATGCATGCGCCGTCCAACACGCGCATGGAACGCTCCACCTCGATGGTGAAGTCCACGTGGCCGGGGGTGTCAATGATGTTGATGCGGTGCTCGTCGAAAGAGCTGTCCATACCCTTCCAGAAGCAGGTGGTGGCAGCCGAGGTGATCGTGATGCCACGCTCTTGCTCTTGCTCCATCCAGTCCATGGTGGCAGCGCCGTCGTGCACTTCACCAATCTTGTGGTTCACGCCGGTATAAAAAAGAATACGCTCTGTCGTTGTGGTTTTGCCAGCGTCGATGTGCGCCGAAATACCAATGTTGCGATAGCGCTCGATGGGGGTAGTGCGAGCCATTTATTTCTCCAATGATTAAGTACCAAAGCCCGCCACCCCAAATGGGGCCAGCGGGCTGGCTTCTGACAGTGTCGGGCTTCTGTGTGAAACCCGTGTGAATCAGAAGCGGAAGTGCGAGAACGCCTTGTTGGCTTCGGCCATGCGGTGAACTTCGTCACGCTTTTTCATGGCACCGCCACGGCCTTCGTTGGCCTCGAGCAATTCGTTGGCCAAACGCAGGGCCATCGACTTCTCACCGCGCTTGCGTGCGGCTTCTTTGATCCAGCGCATTGACAGGGCCAAGCGACGAACAGGGCGCACTTCAACAGGCACCTGGTAGTTCGCACCACCCACGCGGCGGGATTTGACTTCCACCATGGGTTTGACGTTGTTGATGGCGATGGAGAACAGTTCGACGGGATCTTTGCCTGTTTTCTTTTCCATGGTTTCCAAGGCACCATAAATGATGCGCTCGGCCACAGCTTTTTTGCCGCCTTCCATGATCACGTTCATGAACTTGGACAACTCGACATTGCCGAACTTGGGATCCGGCAGGATTTCACGTTTAGGGACTTCGCGACGACGTGGCATATTTCACCTCATATTTGCTTCAGTTGGCGTCTTTTCAGACACCGCGAGGGTTATTCAAAACCACTCACTTACTCGACCCACCTGGACAATTCCAAGCTTCGGGTCACTTCGCTGGATCACCGCGCCACGCGGGAAACAGCACCGAAAAATTTCAACCCGCGAGGGTTTACTTGGCCTTTGGCTTCTTCGCGCCGTACTTGGAGCGAGACTGCTTGCGGTCTTTCACGCCTTGCAGGTCCAAAGAACCGCGGACGATGTGGTAACGCACACCTGGCAAGTCTTTGACACGACCACCGCGCACCAGAACAACAGAGTGCTCCTGCAGGTTGTGGCCTTCACCGCCGATGTAGGAGATGACCTCAAAACCGTTGGTCAAGCGCACTTTGGCAACTTTACGCAGAGCGGAGTTAGGCTTTTTAGGCGTTGTGGTGTACACACGGGTGCAGACACCACGACGCTGTGGAGAGTTTTGCATCGCAGGGCTTTTGGACTTGATCGTTTCGACCTCGCGCCCCTGACGCACCAATTGATTGATGGTTGGCATTGTTTGTAACGTCCCTAAACGTTTAAAAAGACAAAAGAAACTTCTCCGCCCCAAAAGCGGAAAAGCTCGCCAGTATAACCGTCTGGCGGGCCATGTGGCAAGTTATCCACAATTTCGCGGCATGAAAGGGGATGTGGCGGGCTTTCGTCTCACTTGATCCACAGCCGCACAGCATCCCAGGCACGGCCCAGCACGCCGGATTGCTCCACCGGCTCCAGCACCAGCAAAGGCACCTCAAACAAGGCTTTGTCGCCCTGCATCACCTTCAGGCTCCCGACTGCCTGGCCTTTGGTGAACGGCGCCACCAAGGGGTCTGGGCGCACCACCTGGGTTTTGAGTTGCGCCGCGCTGCCTGCGGGAACCGCCACCACCAAAGGTCGCACCGAACCGAGTTTGAGCACCGGCTGTTTGCCTTTCCACACAGGTGGCGTGACCACGGCCTGGTTGGCATCAAAAAGTTTCACTGCATCAAACGCCGAATAACCCCAGTTCAGCAACTTCTGGCTCTCGTTGGCCCGGGCATTTTCACTGTCGGCCCCCAACACCACACTCAGCAAGCGGCGCGTCCCCACATTGGGCAGCTCTCGCTTGGCCGAGGCCACCAGGCAGTAACCCGCAGCCTGGGTGTGGCCGGTTTTGAGCCCGTCCACACTGGCGTCGCGAAACAACAACAGGTTGCGGTTGGTGTCATTGGCCGCCGGAGTCCCTTCGTAGCGGTATTTTTTGATGGCGTAATAAGGCACGTAATCTGGGAAGTCGCGCATCAGGCGTGTGGCCAGCAGGGCCAAGTCACGGGCGGTGGTGGAGTGACCTGGAGCCGTCAAGCCTTCCGGATTTTTGTACTGTGTGTTGTGCATGCCCAAAAAGACCGCCTGGTCGTTCATCAGCTGCACAAAGCGCTCGACACTGCCCGCCACCCCTTCGGCCAAGGCCACGGTCGCGTCGTTGCCCGATTGGACAATCATGCCCTTGATCAAGTCCTCCACGGGCACCTTCATCTTGGGATCGATGAACATGCGCGATCCTGGCATCTTCCAGGCGCGCTCGGACACCGGCAAGGTCTGCTTGATGTCGATTTTGCGGTTTTTCAGGGCGTCAAAGACCAAATAGGCCGTCATCAGCTTGGTGAGCGAGGCCGGCTCTACCGCCATATCGGGGTCTTTGGCCGCGAGCACTTGGTTGGCCGTCACATCCATCAGCAAATAAGCTTTGGCTGCGATCTCCGGCGCTTGTGGCATCTGGGCCTGGGCACCCCAAAAGGTGGCGGAAAGGCAAGCTCCCAGCAAAAATTTCAAAAATGTGTTCATGCGCTTGTCTGTCATGCGTGGATGGTTTGTCCATAACGCCCCGTTTCGGGTGGGGCACTGGGCGTATTGAACAAATAAGGCCCTGGGCTCCAGCTTGAGGGGTCAAGTCCTCAAGTGGCGCACCACCAAGGATTTGAGCAGAGGCAATTGTCCGTGAAAGAAGTGCTCACACCCCGGAATCACGGTGATGGGCAAGGATTGAGGGCGTGCCCAGTCCATCACGCTGGCCAGCGGCACCGTATCGTCCTGCTCACCATGCAACACCAAGCAGCGCTCGTGCAACTCGGGAGCCACCGGAGCCACCTCAAAACGCGATGCGGCCGTGCCCACCAACACCAGTTGGTGCGGTGGCCGTTCATGACCCAAGGCCTGTACCACTTGGCTGGTGACAAAAGCGCCAAACGAAAACCCAGCCAGCGCCAGCGGCCCTGTGGGTGCCACCTGGGTGATGACCTGCTGCATGTCGATGGCTTCGCCGCGGCCTTCGTCGTAAGTGCCTTCGCTCGCACCCACACCCCTGAAATTGAAGCGCACGGCTCGCCAGCCGCTTTGCACAAAAGCACGCGCCAAGGTTTGCACCACTTTGTTTTGCATGGTGCCGCCAAACAAAGGGTGAGGGTGGGCAATCACGGCCGTGCCTTGCGCTGCGCCATCGATGGGCTCGTCCAGCAAGGCCTCAATCTCCCCAGCTTGGCCTTGCAAGTTGAGCGTGCGGGTCGTGGGGTTCATCAACGCCCCAGATGCTCGGGTGTCAGCAATCGCTGGACCACTTGGCCATTTTTCAGATGCGAATCGACGATTTCGTCGATGTCATTCGTGTCCACAAAGGTGTACCAAACGCCTTCCGGGTACACCACGGCCACAGGCCCACCGGCGCAGCGGTCCAGGCAACCAGCCTTGTTGACCCGAACTTCGCCCGGGCCGTTCAGTCCAAGATTTTTCACTCGGGACTTGCAATGGTCAAAGGCGGCTTGGGCGTTGTGTTGTGCGCAACACGCTTCGTTGTTTTTGCGCTCGTTCAGGCAAAAAAAGATGTGGCGCTTGAAATAAGGGCTGGGGGTTTCGGTACTCATCCGGCAATTTTAGGCCTCCGCCTGAAAACCAGGGTTCAACCCACTCATGAAAGGCCAGGCCAAGACAGTCGGCGCACCAAATACACCAGCAAGGCATAGGGCCACAGCCAGCCCAGCCACTGAATTAAGCCATGAAAACGGATGAAGCGCCCCTGCTCCCAAGTCTGCAGTGTCAAGGAAAAATACACATCGGCCGATGCGCTGTTGAGCAAGCTCAGCTGCAACACCAAAGCCGCCAAAGCCAGTACCCAGCACAGCCGGGGTGGGCACAAAGACAGCATTGCCGCCCCCAGCGCAGCCCAGATCAATCCCATCAGCACCTCGGGGCTGATCCACCCCCATGCATGCACTGGGCCATAAGTCAAAGTGGCCGACAAAGCGCTGGCCAACAAGCCCAGCGCCAAGCACACCCCAGCCAGAACCCAACGCTGAGGTCTTCGGTGGACCACACCAAAGACCAGTAAACAGGGCAAGAGCAAACCGATGGCCACACACAATGTCTCCGTCAAGGGCAACAAGGGTTGAAGTTCAGCCGTGCGAACAGGCCACCAATCGAGCCAAGGGGTGTCTTGCAACCACTCGATCCAAGTGGTCTCCACACGCTCAAACACATGGCCCAGACCAAAAGGCACAGGGGCCGGAAACAACAAAGCCAAGGGCCACAGGGCCAACAAGGCCAGCACACCCGTGGCCTCGGATTCAAACCAACGGTCCCTGAAACGGCCCCAGCGCTCAATCAACCCCGCCCAAGCCAGGCCGTTGGCCACCACGGCACCGGCCCAACCGCCCCCCACGTTCAGAACCCAGTCAAGGTTGGAGGGCACGCGCACCGGCAAGAACATTTGCAACGACTCCATCGCAAAAGACAAGGCCGCGGCCACCACCGTGGCCAAGGTGATGGCAGGCCAGTCTCGGCGGCTGCGGTGCACAGCCAAGGCCAACAAAAAACCCAAGGGGGCATAACCCAGCACGTTGGACAAAACGTCAAACCCGGTCCAGTAACGCGGCCAAGGGGCCGTCAAGAATGACCAAGACAACACCCCCTGAAAGCGCCAGCTGTCAAACGGGTATAGGCTGGCATAGGCGATCAGGGCCGCATACAGCCAGAACAATGGCCAAGCGGTGGTTTTGCGCCAGGTTGACTTGCGCATAAGCCTTGATTGCCAGGCCTTAAAAAGGCTTGACCACCACCAACACGACGGCAGCCACCATCATCAACACCGGCGCTTCGTTGAACCAGCGGAACCAGACATGGCTGCGCTGCATCTGCCCGTTTTCAAACTTGCGCAAAAGGACACCACAACTGTGGTGGTAACCCAACAAAGCCAGCACGATCAGCAATTTCGCATGCATCCAGCCTTGGCCAGGGCCCATGCCGATACCGTAATAAAGCCAAAGCCACAGTCCCAGCGCCAAGGCCGGAACGGCCAGGATGGTCATGAAGCGGTACAGCTTGCGGGCCATCAGCAACAAGCGCTCACGTTCAGCGGTCGAGTCGGCCGGCACCATGGCCAAGTTGACGTAAATGCGAGGCAAATAAAACAGGCCAGCAAACCAGCTGGCGATGAAAACAATGTGAAGGGCTTTGATCCAGAGCATGCTTCGAGTGTAGCCAGTGAAGGCCGAGGCAAGGGCCTGTTCGCAGAGCAAAAAAAACCCCCGACCAGAGGCCGAGGGCAGGAAGCCTTTTTGCTTTCACACATCAAGGCGCCCGCTCAGGGAGGAAAAGCGGGAGGCAGCAAGCTGCCCGAGAGGGAATTTATCAAATAACAAAACCAATAACAAGGTCACTTTTGTTTTTTATGTTGTTTTTATCGTTTACGGTCGGCGAGCCTTTCTTGTGAGCCAAACTGCCACCTGAGCGACTGCGTGCACCTTGCGATTTTTGGCATCCACGGGGACTTCAGGCACAATTTTCGACATGAACCCTGTCGCCCCCTTCCCCGCCAACCGCCCACGCCGCTTGCGTCGTGATGAATTCACCCGCAATCTGGTGCGTGAGCACCGGGTCACGGCACACGACCTGATCTACCCGGTCTTTGTGCTTGACGGGCAAAACCAGCGCCAAGCCGTGGGCTCCATGCCCGGCGTGGAACGTCTGAGTCTGGACCTGTTGCTGCCGGTGGCCGAAGACTGCGTCAAGCTCGGCATCCCGGTGATGGCCCTGTTTCCGGTGATCGACGCCAGCTTGAAGGACCCCACAGGCAGCGAGGCCATGAATCCCAATGGCCTGGTGCCGCGTGTGGTGCGTGAGCTGAAAAAGCGCTTTCCCGAACTGGGCGTGATGACCGACGTGGCGCTCGACCCCTTCACCAGCCACGGCCAGGACGGCCTGCTGGACGAGACCGGCTACATCTTGAACGACGAAACCACGGCCGTGCTGGTGCAGCAAGCGCTGACCCAAGCCGAAGCGGGCGTGGACATGGTCGCCCCCAGCGACATGATGGACGGGCGCATCGGCGCGATCCGCCAGGCGCTCGAAGCCCGAGGCTTGGTCCACACCCGCATCATGGCCTACAGCGCCAAGTACGCCAGCGCGTTTTACGGCCCCTTCCGCGACGCAGTCGGCTCGGCCGGCAATTTGGGTAAGAGCAACAAAAAGGTCTACCAGATGGACCCCGGCAACACCGACGAAGCCCTGCGCGAAGTGGCCATGGACCTGGCCGAAGGCGCCGACATGGTGATGGTCAAGCCCGGCATGCCGTATCTGGACATCGTGCGCCGCGTCAAAGACGAGTTCAAGGTGCCCACCTTCGCTTACCAAGTGTCGGGGGAATACGCCATGCTTAAAGCCGCTGCACAAAACGGCTGGCTCGACCACGACTTGGTCATGATGGAAAGCCTGCTGGCCTTCAAACGTGCTGGCGCGGATGGCGTGCTGACTTACTTTGCACGTGACGCCGCACGCTGGATCGCCGCACATTGAAAGACACCCACAGCCCTGCAGACGTTCCCGGTATACGGGTGTTCAGCATCCAGAGCAGCCAGGTGCAAGCCTGGCCTTCGCCCTCGGATACCGCCTTGCCCGAGGCCATGCCCGAGCAAGGCTTTGTCTGGCTGGCCTTTTCTCGCTCGCATTTTGAACAGCATTTGCCTGCCATTCAGGCCAGTTTGCAGCTGCTGACTGGCCAAAGCCTGGTGGACCTGCATGTCTCGGACTTGCTCAACGGCCAACTGCCCTCGCGCTACGATTTCACCTCACACTACGACCTGCTGGTGTTTCGCCGACTGGCGCAGCAAACGGGCACCACACCCCGTCACAACGAAACCAAAGCCGCACACGCCTCGGGCAAACGGCCCGGTCCACCCATCTTGCGGCGCATCGACACCAGCCCGGTGGGTTTTGCGGTGTTTGAGCGGGTGCTGCTGAGTGTGCACCCCGACGACTGCGCCGTGCGCGAAGCCTACGCCAGCCGCCTGTTGAACGCGACGGGCGACAAGACTTTGGCGCACGACCCCCGCTCGGCCGGGGCACGGGGCATTCCCTTGAGCCCAGCCGACATGATGCTGCGCATCGTGAGTCAGATGGTGGACGCCTACCTGGACTTACGCCGCGAACTGAGCCGCCAACTTGACCACTGGCAAGCCGAACTGCTGCATCCTCAAGCGCGGTTTCGCCGTTGGGACGCCTTGCTGCAAGCCCGGCTGGCCCTGCACCAGCTCGAGGACCTGTGTGACGACCAACACACGGCCATGTTGGGCTGGAACGAAACCCTGGACGACTGGGTGGTCAGCGAAGACCCGACCGCCTTGCGCGAACACGAACTTTTGAAAGTGCGCTGCCGCGATGTGCTGGAACACATCGACCGGGTCGTTCACCATGTGCGACGCTTGGAGCACAACACCGAAACCGCGGTGCAAATGCACTTCAATGCCCAAGGCAACCGCACCAACGACATCATGCGCACCCTGACGGCGCTGACCGCGATCTTTTTGCCGCTGAACCTGATCGCGGCGGTATTCGGCATGAACTTCGAATTCATGCCCTGGCTGCATCAGGCCAGTGCCTTTTGGTGGACGCTGGGCGGCATGGCCGCTGTTGCCGCCACGCTGGGCCTGGTGTTCTGGCGCAAGCGCTACTTGGCGCGAACGGGCGATTGATCGGCCAGATCAGCCCAAGTGCTGCTTGAAAAACGCCAGTGTGCGTTCCCGCGCCAGCTGGGCCGAGGGTGCATGCCATGAACCGCGCTGGTCGCAGTTGAAGCCGTGGTGCGCGGCATAGGTGAACACCTGCACGGAGGGGTGGGCCTTTTTGAAAGCCTCGACCGTGTCCAGGGGAATCCACTTGTCCTCGTCGGCAAAGTGCGCCATGACCGGCACCCGAGGTTGGCGGGCGATTTCGGCTTCAGTGGTGACACCGCCACCGTAATAAGGCGCTGCTGCACTCAAGCCGGACAGCGTGCAGGCCGCACGCCAGGTCAGCAAGCCGCCCCAGCAATAACCCACCATGCCCACCTTGCCGCCCGACACCTTGGCGGCATGGTCGATGGCCGCCTGAATGTCTTGCAGCACACCGGTTGCAGGCAAGGCCTCTACGGCTGTTTTGTAGCCAAAACCCTCACCCATGTCGGCATCGGTGTAACCCAGCTCGACCCCTGGCTTGACCCGGTGGAATGCGGCCGGGGCCACCGCCAGATAACCGTCGGCGGCGTAGCCATCGGCCACGGCGCGAATGTGGCTGTTGACGCCAAAAATCTCCTGAATCACCACCACGGCACCTTTTGGGGTGCCTGCAGGGCGGGCTTCGTAGGCTGGCACGGCTGTGCCGTCAGCGCTTTGGAGTTCAATCATCGTTCCCATGGTTTGGCCTTTCAGGTTCAAATGTGTTCAACCGACCAGCGCACGCTCGACAAAGTCGAGTCGGTCCTGGCCCCAAAAAATCTCGCCATCAACCACATAGCTGGGCGCTCCAAACACCCCCGCATCGATGGCCGCCTGGGTGTAGGACTCATAGCGCTCTTGCACCGCTTGGCTGTGCGAGGCCTTCATCAGCGAAGCCGGCAAATCCTGCTCCCCGAGCAACTCGGCCAGCACCTTGTCGTCCGCCATGTTGCGCTCTTGTGCCCAGCAAGCCGCCAAAATCGCACCCGCGATCTTCATGGCCGCCTGAGCACCTTGGGCCAAATCGGCGGCAATGATCAAACGCGCCGCATCGTCGCCACCCACTGGAAAGTAGCGCGGCTTGAGGGTCAAGGGCACTTTCAGGTGCTGGCTGAAACGCTGCAACTCCACCAAGCGGTAAGCCTGCCGCTGCGGCGCCCGCTGCCCGAGGGGCAAACCTCCCGAAATGGGGAACACCTTGCCACCCAAGTCGATGGGCATCACACGCACCGCAGCGCCAGTGCGCTGCACGAGGTCGGCCAAGCGCTGGTGGCCCAGATAAGCCCACGGGCTTTGCGGGGCGAAGTAATAGTCCACTGTGCGACCCATGCTGTCTCCTGGTGTGTTGTGTAATCTTTGAAGCAACGGTTTTTAACCGCAAGCGAACATTTTTGCAGGAGACACGCGATGAACAAGGTCTTGTTGGTGACCGGTGGCAGTCGGGGCATCGGGGCCGCTACCGCCCTGTTGGCCGCCCAAAATGGCTGGTCGGTGGCGGTGAACTACACCGCCAACTCGTTGGCCGCCGACGAAGTGGTACGCCAAATCCGCGCCGCGGGTGGCCAAGCCATGTCGGTGCAAGCCGATGTGGCCGATGAAGCGCAGGTGCTGCGCATGTTCAGCCACATCGACGCCAAATTCGGCCGCCTGACCGGGCTGGTCAACAACGCAGGGGTGGTCGATGTGACCGCCCGGGTAGACCAGATGAGCGTGGCCCGCTGGAAGCGCATGTTCGACATCAACGTGATCGGCAGCCTGATCTGCGCCCGCGAAGCCGTGCGCCGCATGAGCACGAAGCACGGCGGCGAAGGCGGCAGCATCGTGAATGTGTCGAGCGCAGCCGCTCGCCTGGGTGCGCCCGGCCAATACGTGGACTACGCCGCCGCCAAAGGGGCGATCGACGCGTTCACCATCGGCTTGGCCAAAGAAGTGGCTGCCGAAGGCATCCGCGTGAACGCCGTACGCCCGGGTCTGATCGAGACCGAGATCCACGCCTCAGGTGGCCTGCCCAACCGCGTGAAAGACCTGCAACACCTGGTGCCAGCCCAGCGCGGCGGCACCGCCGAAGAAGTGGCGGAGGGCATCGTGTGGCTTTTGTCGGACAAGGCCAGCTACACCACCATGAGTTTTCTCGATATTTCGGGAGGCCGTTGATGGCTGAATTCAAGTACTACTGGGAAGACTTTGCGCCCGGCGAAGTGCGTGACCTGGGCACCATCACCCCCACCCGCGAAGAGATCATCGCCTTCGCCACACAGTTCGACCCGCAGCCCTTTCACCTGAACGACGAGGCGGCCAAAGCCTCGGTGTTTGGCGCCCTGTCGGCCAGTGGCTGGCACACCTGTTCGATGGCCATGCGGCTGATGGTGACCAACTTTTTGTGCGAAACCTCCAGCCTCGGCTCACCGGGCCTGGAAAACATCAAATGGCTCAAACCGGTTTACCCGGGCGACACCCTGCGTCTGCAAAGCACCATGCTCGAGACCAAACCCATGGGTAAGCGACCGGATGTGGGCATGACACGCAACCTGTGGGAAATGTTCAACCAGCACGGCGACAAGGTGCTGCACATGGAAGGCTGGGGCATGTTCAGAAGGCGCCACCCAGCGGCCTGATCAATCGCCCGAAGGGGCACAATGGCGCGATGGACTTCAAACCGCTCATCACCCTGCTGGCCATCGTCAACCCTTTGGCGATCGTCCCTTTTTTCATCCACTACACCCAAGGTTTCAGCGCTGCCCAGCGCAAAAAAACCATTTGGGTGTCGTCCTTTTCTGCCTTTGTGGTGATCGCCGCCAGCGCCTTGCTGGGCCTTCAAATTCTGGAGTTCTTCGGCATCTCGCTGGCGAGCTTTCAAGTCGGCGGTGGCATGCTGCTCTTGACGGCTGCACTGTCGATGCTCAATGCCCAACCCGCTGAAGCCCGCGCCAATGCCGACGAAGTGCACGACGCCGAAGCCAAAGCCGCCATCGGCGCCAGCATCGCCGTGGTGCCGCTGACCATCCCGCTGCTGACTGGCCCGGCCACCATGTCCACCGTGGTGATTTACGCAGAAAAAGCCAAAAACTTCGCCCAACTCGGCACCTTG is drawn from Limnohabitans sp. 63ED37-2 and contains these coding sequences:
- a CDS encoding CopD family protein, encoding MLWIKALHIVFIASWFAGLFYLPRIYVNLAMVPADSTAERERLLLMARKLYRFMTILAVPALALGLWLWLYYGIGMGPGQGWMHAKLLIVLALLGYHHSCGVLLRKFENGQMQRSHVWFRWFNEAPVLMMVAAVVLVVVKPF
- the fusA gene encoding elongation factor G → MARTTPIERYRNIGISAHIDAGKTTTTERILFYTGVNHKIGEVHDGAATMDWMEQEQERGITITSAATTCFWKGMDSSFDEHRINIIDTPGHVDFTIEVERSMRVLDGACMVYCAVGGVQPQSETVWRQANKYKVPRLAFVNKMDRTGANFFKVVEQMKLRLKANPVPVVIPIGAEENFTGVVDLRKMKAIIWDEASQGMKFTFEEIPAELLETAKEWREKMVEAAAEASEDLMNKYLEEGDLSEEEITHGLRVRTIAGEIQPMLCGTAFKNKGVQRMLDAVIELMPSPLDVKAIKGFDEEEKEITRKADDDEKFAALAFKLMTDPFVGQLTFVRVYSGVLKKGDTVYNAVRGKKERIGRIVQMHANNREEVDEIRAGDIAACVGLKDVTTGETLCDPNSVITLERMVFPDSVIRQAVEPKSKADQEKMGMALSRLAAEDPSFRVQTDEESGQTIIGGQGELHLEIIVDRMKREFGVEANVGKPQVAYRETIRKTVDEAEGKFVRQSGGKGQYGHVVLKVEPQEPGKGFEFVDAIKGGVVPREYIPAVEKGVIEALGQGVLAGYPVVDVKVTLHFGSYHDVDSNEMAFKMAAIFGFKEGCRKAQPVILEPMMAVEVETPEDYAGNVMGDLSSRRGMVQGMDDMVGGGKAIKAEVPLSEMFGYSTTLRSMSQGRATYTMEFKHYSEAPRNVAEAIVAARAK
- a CDS encoding alpha/beta hydrolase, which translates into the protein MNPTTRTLNLQGQAGEIEALLDEPIDGAAQGTAVIAHPHPLFGGTMQNKVVQTLARAFVQSGWRAVRFNFRGVGASEGTYDEGRGEAIDMQQVITQVAPTGPLALAGFSFGAFVTSQVVQALGHERPPHQLVLVGTAASRFEVAPVAPELHERCLVLHGEQDDTVPLASVMDWARPQSLPITVIPGCEHFFHGQLPLLKSLVVRHLRT
- a CDS encoding D-alanyl-D-alanine carboxypeptidase family protein, giving the protein MNTFLKFLLGACLSATFWGAQAQMPQAPEIAAKAYLLMDVTANQVLAAKDPDMAVEPASLTKLMTAYLVFDALKNRKIDIKQTLPVSERAWKMPGSRMFIDPKMKVPVEDLIKGMIVQSGNDATVALAEGVAGSVERFVQLMNDQAVFLGMHNTQYKNPEGLTAPGHSTTARDLALLATRLMRDFPDYVPYYAIKKYRYEGTPAANDTNRNLLLFRDASVDGLKTGHTQAAGYCLVASAKRELPNVGTRRLLSVVLGADSENARANESQKLLNWGYSAFDAVKLFDANQAVVTPPVWKGKQPVLKLGSVRPLVVAVPAGSAAQLKTQVVRPDPLVAPFTKGQAVGSLKVMQGDKALFEVPLLVLEPVEQSGVLGRAWDAVRLWIK
- a CDS encoding (2Fe-2S) ferredoxin domain-containing protein, which gives rise to MSTETPSPYFKRHIFFCLNERKNNEACCAQHNAQAAFDHCKSRVKNLGLNGPGEVRVNKAGCLDRCAGGPVAVVYPEGVWYTFVDTNDIDEIVDSHLKNGQVVQRLLTPEHLGR
- the rpsG gene encoding 30S ribosomal protein S7, which codes for MPRRREVPKREILPDPKFGNVELSKFMNVIMEGGKKAVAERIIYGALETMEKKTGKDPVELFSIAINNVKPMVEVKSRRVGGANYQVPVEVRPVRRLALSMRWIKEAARKRGEKSMALRLANELLEANEGRGGAMKKRDEVHRMAEANKAFSHFRF
- the hemB gene encoding porphobilinogen synthase — protein: MNPVAPFPANRPRRLRRDEFTRNLVREHRVTAHDLIYPVFVLDGQNQRQAVGSMPGVERLSLDLLLPVAEDCVKLGIPVMALFPVIDASLKDPTGSEAMNPNGLVPRVVRELKKRFPELGVMTDVALDPFTSHGQDGLLDETGYILNDETTAVLVQQALTQAEAGVDMVAPSDMMDGRIGAIRQALEARGLVHTRIMAYSAKYASAFYGPFRDAVGSAGNLGKSNKKVYQMDPGNTDEALREVAMDLAEGADMVMVKPGMPYLDIVRRVKDEFKVPTFAYQVSGEYAMLKAAAQNGWLDHDLVMMESLLAFKRAGADGVLTYFARDAARWIAAH
- a CDS encoding VanZ family protein — its product is MRKSTWRKTTAWPLFWLYAALIAYASLYPFDSWRFQGVLSWSFLTAPWPRYWTGFDVLSNVLGYAPLGFLLALAVHRSRRDWPAITLATVVAAALSFAMESLQMFLPVRVPSNLDWVLNVGGGWAGAVVANGLAWAGLIERWGRFRDRWFESEATGVLALLALWPLALLFPAPVPFGLGHVFERVETTWIEWLQDTPWLDWWPVRTAELQPLLPLTETLCVAIGLLLPCLLVFGVVHRRPQRWVLAGVCLALGLLASALSATLTYGPVHAWGWISPEVLMGLIWAALGAAMLSLCPPRLCWVLALAALVLQLSLLNSASADVYFSLTLQTWEQGRFIRFHGLIQWLGWLWPYALLVYLVRRLSWPGLS
- the rpsL gene encoding 30S ribosomal protein S12, with amino-acid sequence MPTINQLVRQGREVETIKSKSPAMQNSPQRRGVCTRVYTTTPKKPNSALRKVAKVRLTNGFEVISYIGGEGHNLQEHSVVLVRGGRVKDLPGVRYHIVRGSLDLQGVKDRKQSRSKYGAKKPKAK